The Streptococcus parasanguinis genomic sequence TCTCAAGAGCATCCTGGAGCACTTATTCTAGGAGCCCGCGCCTTCTCTGGAAAAGTTCCTTTGCGTTCTGCTTTCGGGAATAAATTGACCCGCTTCTTGTTTAAGCAACAAACAGGAGTGGCAGTCAGCGATACCCAAACAGGCTTACGAGCTTTTACTACGAATCTCTTGCCTTTCATGCTTGAAGTTGAAGGACAGCGCTATGAATATGAAATGAATGCTCTCCTCGCAGCAAGCAAGTCCTTCCCCATCGTGGAAGTTCCCATCGAGACGGTCTACATCAATGACAACGAAGGCTCCCACTTCCGACCTATTCGAGATGGTCTCATGATATACAAGGACATGTTTAAGTTTGCCCTCTCCTCTCTGAGTAGTTTTATCGTTGACTATCTGGTCTACGCATTCTTCCTTTTCGTGATGATGGCCGTGCCCATTAGTCTACGTATTCTCCTAGCCAATGGGATCGCTCGTGTGACGAGTTCCATCTTTAACTACTCGACCAATAAGCACCTGGTCTTTAAGAACAAAGACAGTGTCGCTAAAACTGGAAGTGGTTACTTTGGCCTAGCCCTTGGCCTCTTTATTCTCGATACGCTCTTGATTCGACTCTTCTATACTGCTTTCGGGCTCAATCTCCTGATCAGTAAGATTGTCGTTGGCTTCCTCCTCTTTCTGGTCTCATGGGTGATCCAGAAAAAAGTGATCTTCAAAGAAAGGACTGCTCCCCACCATGAAATTCTTTAAAAAATCCTACACCTATGCTGCCTGCTTTGGCCTTCTTTTGACCAGCAGTTTTAGCTACTCTATGCTCAAGACCTTTGTCTTATCCGATGCCATCCAAACCGTAAAAGCTACGACTACGGACACCAAGGCAGCCAAAAAAGCAGCTGCATCGGCTACAACAACTGATACTAGCTATTCAGATGACAATATCCAGGTAAGCCTAACAGAAAAAACGGTTGAAAATACCCAGGTTTACATTGCAGATATCACAGTCAGCTCATCTGACTACCTCAAAACAGCCTTTGCACAAAACACTTACGGAACCAACGTGACAGCCAAGACCTCTGTCACAGCTGCCAACAACAGTGCTATTCTGGCAGTGAATGGTGACTATTACGGGGCTAACAGTACAGGATACGTCATCCGAAATGGAGTGGTCTACCGCGATACCGTTCGGGAAGATTCAAGCAATGGTGACCTAGCCATTTACAAGGATGGATCCTTCAAAATTATCTATGAAGATGAGATCTCTGCGGATCAATTGGTCAAAGACGGGGTCGTCAATCTCCTCGCTTTCGGTCCTTCCTTAGTTGAAAATGGGGAAATAACTGTCGATACCAACTCAGAGGTCGGGCAATCTATGGCGTCAAATCCACGGACAGCGATTGGGATCATCGATGAAAACCACTACATTATCGTCGTGTCAGACGGACGGACTTCAGAGAGTGAAGGGCTTTCTCTCTACCAATTAGCGGAAGTGATGAAATCGTATGGCGTCAAAACAGCCTACAACCTGGATGGGGGTGGATCTTCTACCCTTTACTTCAATGGTCAAGTTATTAACAAACCAACAACAAATGGTACTATCTCAGAAAGGGCGGTGAGTGACATTGTCTATATCGGTTACTAATCCTATTAAACAACGGTTGAAAAAAACGATTCTCTGGTATATTCTGATTTCAGCTTTCTTCTTTGTCGGAAGTCGCATCTATGAACATTTTAGTTTTGGCGAAACCTCTGCCTTCATGCACTACCTCTTCTTGATTCCTTTGATCGGTGGCACCCTACTAGTGCTTCTACAGTTGATGGTGAAAGGCTTCTCTCGCCTGAGTCTCAATCTTTGGAATTCTGGAGTGGCTACGCTCACAGCCGGAGCCCTCTACCGAGGGATTGTTAACCTCTCTGGTCGATCTACTACAATGGATCAACCCTATTATTACCTTGGAGTTGCCTTTCTAGCACTAGCTCTGATCAGCCTCTTCTTTGTCCGCAGTGTCTGGGTGGAAAAAACAGCCTAAGACATGAAAAACGTCCGTTTCTTAAAAAAACGGACGTTTTTTAGGGTAAGTTAACGGATGAAGAACTTAACCTTCACGTTTTTTGCTGACTACAAAGCCTGCTAAAGCTAGTGAGGTCATGCCAAAGAGGCTAAGGACTGTGGAAGCCAATTCTTCTTGACCTGTTTTTGGAAGACCCGTTGCTGGTGTAGCAGCTACTTCTGCTTGGCCACCCGTATGATAAGTGACAGCGACTGGTTTGACACTTGCCACTTCTTTTGTTTCGCTTGCAGCTGGTTGAGCTGGAGTTACTGGGTTTTCAGGTTGAGATGTTGGGGTAGTAGGAGTCACTGGAGCTACAGGATGGACTGGATTTACAGGACTTACTGGATCAACTGGCGATGGCTGTGGTTCCTGTTGTGGTTGAGGTTCTGGAGTTGGTTTTTCTTCTTCCACTTTTTCCACAAATGTCTTGTTACCCAAGATTGAAGCAGATAACTTCTTCCCTGCCTTATTCACATCTTCGATGTATTGGATAAAGACTTCTGTATCTGGATTAATAGCACCGATCAATTTTGTATCGCGGAAGACTGAGAAGCCATCACCACCACCATACAAGAAGTCGTTGATAATCGCCTTGTAGGTCTTGTTGCGATCAATTTCAGTTCCGTCTGCCTTGTAAGCTTTCACGACCTTATAAGGATTTTCTTCCGTTGCATCGGCTGGTTTCGTATAGGTGTACTTGATCCCT encodes the following:
- a CDS encoding phosphodiester glycosidase family protein, which encodes MKFFKKSYTYAACFGLLLTSSFSYSMLKTFVLSDAIQTVKATTTDTKAAKKAAASATTTDTSYSDDNIQVSLTEKTVENTQVYIADITVSSSDYLKTAFAQNTYGTNVTAKTSVTAANNSAILAVNGDYYGANSTGYVIRNGVVYRDTVREDSSNGDLAIYKDGSFKIIYEDEISADQLVKDGVVNLLAFGPSLVENGEITVDTNSEVGQSMASNPRTAIGIIDENHYIIVVSDGRTSESEGLSLYQLAEVMKSYGVKTAYNLDGGGSSTLYFNGQVINKPTTNGTISERAVSDIVYIGY
- a CDS encoding bifunctional glycosyltransferase family 2/GtrA family protein, coding for MNYLIIPAYQPDLNLVKLVRLVHAKSDLNIIVVDDGSDADKKVIFDKLEGLATVLTHEHNQGKGQALKTAYAYILERGTYGSIVTADADGQHKIWDIFRVVKQSQEHPGALILGARAFSGKVPLRSAFGNKLTRFLFKQQTGVAVSDTQTGLRAFTTNLLPFMLEVEGQRYEYEMNALLAASKSFPIVEVPIETVYINDNEGSHFRPIRDGLMIYKDMFKFALSSLSSFIVDYLVYAFFLFVMMAVPISLRILLANGIARVTSSIFNYSTNKHLVFKNKDSVAKTGSGYFGLALGLFILDTLLIRLFYTAFGLNLLISKIVVGFLLFLVSWVIQKKVIFKERTAPHHEIL